A window of the Brassica napus cultivar Da-Ae chromosome A2, Da-Ae, whole genome shotgun sequence genome harbors these coding sequences:
- the LOC125584508 gene encoding uncharacterized protein LOC125584508 encodes MGKRKCNSKYRTSTPSQAEDDLTSPRNNHRNADLSPEGSGSSNRAADLRPLNPAPAQSRPFEVSDSPDNLHSPYHLLNSDHPGLVLVSESLDGSNYGTWIVAMTTSLEAKNKLGFVDGSIPKPELSDPYYKIWCRINSMLKSWLLNSVTKKIYTSILYFSMAADMWKDLHTRFHKSNLPRLYKLRHQPSLRQGTMDLSSYHTQTQTYWEELSSIQAPATTVEELLAQRETNRVIDFLMGLNESYDHVRSQILMKKTLPSLSEVFNILDNEDSQRSARISPSSGVELSAFQVSGNQGNSQYQKGRPVCTHCGAFGHVVDRCYKKHGFPPGFKSKFQKPHNGQQTASANMVAIPDTSEMISQSQQSVTPVGSQINATSPVALTPDQMQQFIAFFSTQLHNHSITPHTPSQEGFVASTSAVSSTPKESGTFLSLYQPTPFCMSFVLASGDAPLPDDSWIIDSGATHHVSHSSSLFSQLTPLSDTLSLFLLDDQRALLLYFYFMLHTGSYTGIDDWQG; translated from the exons ATGGGGAAACGAAAGTGTAACTCGAAGTATCGCACCTCCACTCCATCTCAGGCTGAGGATGACCTCACTTCTCCTCGTAACAATCATCGCAACGCAGATCTCTCTCCCGAAGGCTCTGGATCTTCGAATCGAGCTGCTGATCTTCGTCCTCTCAATCCAGCTCCGGCTCAATCTCGTCCTTTTGAGGTATCGGATTCTCCCGATAATCTTCATAGTCCGTATCACTTGCTGAACTCAGATCATCCTGGTTTAGTCCTTGTATCGGAATCTTTAGACGGATCTAACTATGGAACTTGGATTGTTGCGATGACCACTAGTTTAGAAGCTAAGAACAAACTCGGATTTGTTGATGGCTCAATCCCTAAACCGGAACTATCAGATCCATACTACAAGATCTGGTGTAGAATCAATAGTATGCTGAAATCTTGGTTGCTCAACAGCGTTACTAAGAAGATTTACACTAGCATCTTGTACTTCTCTATGGCTGCTGATATGTGGAAGGATCTTCATACTCGCTTTCACAAGTCTAATCTCCCTAGATTGTACAAGCTTCGTCACCAACCCTCTCTGCGTCAAGGTACTATGGATTTATCCTCTTATCATACTCAGACGCAGACGTATTGGGAAGAATTGTCCAGTATTCAAGCTCCTGCGACTACAGTTGAAGAGCTATTGGCTCAGAGGGAAACAAATCGAGTTATTGACTTCCTCATGGGGCTTAATGAAAGCTATGATCATGTTCGAAGTCAGATTCTCATGAAGAAAACTTTGCCATCTCTCTCTGAAGTTTTTAATATTCTGGACAATGAAGATTCTCAACGCTCTGCTCGCATTTCTCCTTCAAGTGGTGTTGAGTTATCAGCTTTTCAAGTCTCAGGCAATCAAGGAAACTCTCAGTATCAGAAAGGAAGACCTGTTTGTACTCACTGTGGTGCTTTTGGACACGTTGTGGATCGTTGCTATAAGAAGCACGGTTTCCCTCCTGGTTTCAAATCAAAGTTTCAGAAGCCACACAACGGTCAGCAAACTGCATCTGCGAACATGGTTGCTATTCCCGATACATCTGAGATGATTTCTCAATCTCAGCAGTCTGTGACTCCTGTTGGAAGCCAGATAAATGCTACTTCTCCCGTTGCTCTCACTCCAGATCAGATGCAACAGTTCATTGCCTTCTTTAGTACTCAACTTCACAATCACAGCATTACTCCACACACCCCTTCGCAAGAGGGTTTCGTTGCCTCCACTTCAGCTGTATCATCAACTCCAAAAGAGTCTGGTACATTCCTTTCTCTTTATCAACCTACTCCTTTTTGCATGTCTTTCGTGCTTGCCTCTGGAGATGCTCCACTTCCTGATGACTCTTGGATAATCGATTCAGGCGCAACTCATCATGTTTCACATTCATCCTCTCTTTTTTCCCAACTAACTCCCCTTTCTGACACTTTGTCACTCTTCCTTCTGGACGATCAGAGAGCATTGTTG CTTTACTTCTACTTCATGCTTCATACAGGATCTTACACGGGAATTGATGATTGGCAAGGGTAG
- the LOC106434026 gene encoding tubulin beta-4 chain-like, with product MREILHIQGGQCGNQIGAKFWEVICGEHGIDHTGQYVGDSPLQLERIDVYFNEASGGKYVPRAVLMDLEPGTMDSLRSGPYGQIFRPDNFVFGQSGAGNNWAKGHYTEGAELIDSVLDVVRKEAENSDCLQGFQVCHSLGGGTGSGMGTLLISKIREEYPDRMMMTFSVFPSPKVSDTVVEPYNATLSVHQLVENADECMVLDNEALYDICFRTLKLANPTFGDLNHLISATMSGVTCCLRFPGQLNSDLRKLAVNLIPFPRLHFFMVGFAPLTSRGSQQYSALSVPELTQQMWDAKNMMCAADPRHGRYLTASAVFRGKLSTKEVDEQMMNIQNKNSSYFVEWIPNNVKSSVCDIAPTGLKMASTFIGNSTSIQEMFRRVSEQFTAMFRRKAFLHWYTGEGMDEMEFTEAESNMNDLVAEYQQYQDATAGEEEYEEEEEEEYDEA from the exons ATGAGAGAGATCCTCCATATCCAAGGCGGTCAATGTGGAAACCAGATCGGTGCCAAGTTCTGGGAAGTGATCTGCGGCGAGCACGGCATCGATCACACCGGGCAATACGTCGGCGACTCTCCTCTCCAGCTGGAACGCATCGATGTGTATTTCAACGAGGCGAGCGGGGGGAAGTACGTTCCACGCGCCGTTCTCATGGATCTGGAGCCTGGCACCATGGATTCGCTCAGATCTGGACCGTACGGTCAGATCTTCCGTCCCGATAACTTCGTGTTTGGGCAGTCCGGGGCCGGGAACAACTGGGCGAAAGGTCACTACACGGAGGGCGCGGAGTTGATCGATTCCGTGCTCGACGTTGTGAGGAAGGAAGCTGAGAACAGCGATTGTCTACAAG GTTTCCAGGTTTGTCACTCGTTGGGTGGAGGAACTGGATCTGGCATGGGGACGCTTCTCATCTCTAAGATAAGAGAGGAGTATCCTGACCGTATGATGATGACCTTCTCTGTGTTTCCTTCCCCTAAGGTCTCTGACACTGTTGTTGAGCCGTACAATGCAACTCTCTCTGTGCATCAGCTTGTTGAAAACGCTGACGAGTGTATGGTTTTGGACAATGAGGCTCTCTACGATATCTGCTTCCGTACCCTCAAGCTTGCTAATCCCACTT TTGGTGACCTTAACCACCTCATCTCGGCTACGATGAGTGGTGTCACATGCTGCCTTCGTTTCCCTGGTCAACTCAACTCCGACCTTAGGAAGCTTGCTGTGAACCTGATCCCTTTCCCGAGGCTCCACTTCTTCATGGTTGGTTTTGCTCCGTTGACGTCAAGAGGGTCGCAACAGTACAGTGCCTTGAGTGTCCCTGAACTGACCCAGCAGATGTGGGATGCCAAGAACATGATGTGCGCCGCTGACCCTCGTCACGGACGTTACCTAACTGCGTCCGCTGTGTTCCGTGGGAAGCTGAGCACTAAGGAGGTCGATGAGCAGATGATGAACATCCAGAACAAAAACTCATCCTACTTTGTTGAATGGATCCCGAACAACGTCAAGTCCAGCGTCTGTGACATTGCACCAACGGGTTTGAAAATGGCGTCGACTTTCATCGGGAACTCAACCTCGATACAGGAGATGTTCAGGCGTGTGAGCGAACAGTTCACAGCTATGTTCAGGAGAAAGGCTTTCCTTCATTGGTACACAGGAGAAGGCATGGACGAGATGGAGTTCACGGAAGCAGAGAGTAACATGAATGATCTTGTTGCAGAGTATCAGCAGTACCAGGATGCTACAGCCGGTGAAGAGGAGtacgaggaggaggaagaagaggagtaCGATGAGGCTTGA
- the LOC111207278 gene encoding SKP1-like protein 18, whose product MAQNLVGLTEKLSLSSNKIVLTSSDGDSFEIDEAVARESHTIAEMLDAGCAGEIPLQNVTGKILDKVIDYCKTHVEAGLIFEEDEEAKKKLKIWKAEFMRVDLETISELILAANYLNLPGLLDLSCQTLADYIKDKTPEDVREIFNIQNDFTPEEEAAVRKENVWAFE is encoded by the exons ATGGCACAAAATCTGGTCGGCTTAACCGAGAAACTAAGCTTGTCTTCGAACAAG ATTGTGTTGACCAGCTCCGACGGCGATTCTTTCGAGATCGACGAAGCAGTAGCTCGCGAATCCCACACCATAGCTGAAATGCTCGACGCCGGGTGTGCCGGAGAAATCCCGCTTCAGAACGTCACCGGGAAAATCCTCGACAAAGTGATCGACTACTGCAAGACCCACGTCGAAGCTGGTCTGATTtttgaagaagacgaagaggcGAAGAAGAAACTCAAGATTTGGAAAGCGGAGTTCATGAGAGTAGATCTGGAAACCATCTCCGAGCTCATCCTGGCTGCTAACTATCTCAACCTCCCAGGCCTTCTCGATCTTTCATGTCAGACACTTGCAGATTACATTAAAGACAAAACACCAGAGGATGTTCGCGAGATCTTCAACATTCAGAACGATTTCACGCCCGAAGAAGAAGCAGCTGTTCGCAAGGAGAACGTATGGGCTTTTGAATGA